The genomic DNA ATTATCGTCAGCAAGGAGGAGATTAAAAACCAGCCGCGACATTCGACACCACCAGTTTTTCCAAAATAAAGACCGGCCCACAGGGTGAGCCGGTAAGAACGTTTGTCGGCGTAGTCGTATAGCGCGTGGCCTTATGTCATGTTGTCGTATGTCGTGTGGTCGCTACTTGATGCGTTTGTCCCGAGGCAAGATTCTCGGGCAGGTAACCTGTACGCTATCGATCCAGGCTGCTTGAACCTGTTCGCCGCGGAATTCTTGCGGTGGCGCGAGCGGCATCCAATCATATCCGAATTTCTTGAACAGATCGAGCAGGCGCACTCGGAGCAAAGCGACGACGTATTTGCGATCCGGTTTGCTTGCTAGGAACTTGTTTACCGCCGCATCGACGACCAGAAACGCCGTCCAGATGTGGTCGCCCGACGGCAGCTCGTAGGGTCGGCCGCCGAGACGCGAGATCTCGAGGGTTTCGGCGCGCGAGACGGGTACGCCGGTTTTGGGGTGAACGCTCGGGAAGGACCATTGCGCACCGTCAGGCAACACGACTTCATGATCATCTTCCATGGGAAATCCCTTCTCGCAAGGGACAAGTCGCATGGTGCCGATGATTTCTGGACCCAGCCGGGCGATGAATTGATGGGAATGGGCGTCGAAACGGTCCTGCTCCATTCCGCTCTGGTCGTCTTTCGGCATGAGCCAGACGAACTCTTGGGCTCGCAAACGATGCATGGCTCGATAAGCTTCGGGCGAGCGCGGCATGCCGGCTTCGGCCGTGAAGACTGTGGAAACGCCGTTGACCGTGTCGGTGATATCCCAGCGGGTCAGAACGTCCATAGCGTCTTCGTTCATGATTTCGGGAATAATGAGGCGGCTTCGGTTGTTTCCCACGCTAACTCCTCCTGTGCGTTTTGGGGCAACAATTACAGGGGTTTGTTACCGTTGTTAAAGAGCTGACGAAAATTAACAAATATGATTCTGAATGTAAAGTTTTGAGTTGTGGCAAATTGCCGCTGTTGTGCATAGTCGTCCAAGGAAATCAGCTCCCGTGGTGCCGCAAACTCGAACGATAAAACCGCCTTTTTAGGCGGTTTTGTTTTGGCGACAAGGCTCTGCTGTTCTCGGACACGGGCGACGGAGCGAATTGGGATTACATATTTTCTAACATCAATATTAAAGAAAAACCGGCCCAAGCGAGGGGCCGGTACGAATGGCGTGACACGAGAACTGCCGCTGGCGTGCGTATGCGGCACGTGATTTGTCAGGCGGCGGATTTTGTTCCGCAAGCCATGAACAGAAACCCCATCACGATGGGATCGTCAGCTTGTCGCAGTCGTTCGTGCGACACCTTGTAGTCGGAGAATAACGAGTCGGAGATCCCGCCGGCATCGACGAGGCGTGAAAATCGATCCGGATGCAGTTGCTCAAGAAAAGTCTCCAGGCCGAGGTCGTCGCTGTGGAGGTTGACGATATCCAATCTCGGATCGATATAACCCGATTGCCCGAGGATGCGTAGAAGCGAGCGGCCGATCAGCCGGTTGCCGCCTTGAGCTGCTTGCAGACGCCTGGCACATTCCATGACGACGGCCAGTTCGGGCAGAATCGGAGTGGTAAGACCCAAGACCGCGTCATCGATGTCGATGATGCAGAGTTTGCCGCCAGGCTTCAAGACGCGCTTGATTTCGGATGTCGCGGCTTGAGGGTCCGGCAGGTGCTGCAAGACGAAGCGAGCAATGACGACATCAAAGCTGTCGTTCGGCAGGCCGTTATCAAGCAGTGGCCGAGTGACGAAATCAACGCGTCCTCCGGCGACTGGTTGCAGGCGTGTTTGCGCCAGCTTTGACAGTTCCGGTATGATCTCCAGCGCGGTGATGCGCGCTGATGGGAACGAATCCAGGAACTGTTCCGTGACGTATCCCGGGCCACTCCCCACTTCGAGTATGGACATTCCGTCCCGCAGACCGAATTCGGTCAGTTTTTGGAGTTCAAGCTTCCAGCCATGGGCCGCTTGGGCGCGAAGCCGGTCGAGCTCGGCAGAGAAACTTCGATGACAGGCATGCGGGTCATAGGAACCGGTCTCGGCCGTAGGCATCCGCTTTTTGTGACGGTTGGAAGATGCCTTAAAGATCGATGTGATGATCGCTATGCCGCGTCTGAGTCGTGCTATCTGCATTATCTTCCCCTACTTTCAGGACAAGAGTGATTATTTTAAGGTACAAAATACCCCGTCGGATCTTATGTGAAAGGCAGGTCAGTGTCAACTGATGTTTGCCGGCGCTCTGTGTCGGTAAAATGTTACGGAGCGGTCTCGAAAGAAAAAACCGGCTCACTAGGTGAGCCGGTCAGAAAGCCTAGACTGTTGCGAATGTACTGTGCGTCAACTAAGGCTTGGTGTTCTTGTTCTGAGGCAAGATCCTTGGGCCGGCGCTGACGTTGGCAAACTGCACGCTATCGATCCAGGCTGCTTGGAATTGACCGCCGCGAAATTCTTGAGGCGGCGAGATCGATATCCAATCATAACCTAATTTCCTGAACAAATCGAGCAGACGCACCCTGAGAAAGGCCACGGAGTATTTGCATTCCGGTATGCTGACCGTAAACTTTTTCATCACCTCGAGAATCAGGGGTGTTGACCACAATAAATCGCCAGACGGCAGTTCGTAAGGCCGACCGATTAAACGCGAGGTCTCGACGGCCTCGGCACGCGAGACGGGTATGCCGGTCACGGGGTGGATTTGTGGGAAGACCCAGGGCGTGCCGTCAGGTAGCAGGACCTCGCGTTCATCCTCCATGGGAAAACCTTTTTCGCAGGGAATGAGCCGTGCGCTGCCCAGCACTTCGGAACCTAGGCGGGCGACGAAGTGATAAGAATGGGCGTCGAAGCGGTCAGATTCTATTTGGTCCGGAAATTGTTTTCCTGGCATGGTCCCGGCGAACTCCA from Patescibacteria group bacterium includes the following:
- a CDS encoding methyltransferase domain-containing protein, which gives rise to MQIARLRRGIAIITSIFKASSNRHKKRMPTAETGSYDPHACHRSFSAELDRLRAQAAHGWKLELQKLTEFGLRDGMSILEVGSGPGYVTEQFLDSFPSARITALEIIPELSKLAQTRLQPVAGGRVDFVTRPLLDNGLPNDSFDVVIARFVLQHLPDPQAATSEIKRVLKPGGKLCIIDIDDAVLGLTTPILPELAVVMECARRLQAAQGGNRLIGRSLLRILGQSGYIDPRLDIVNLHSDDLGLETFLEQLHPDRFSRLVDAGGISDSLFSDYKVSHERLRQADDPIVMGFLFMACGTKSAA
- a CDS encoding GNAT family N-acyltransferase, producing the protein MNEDAMDVLTRWDITDTVNGVSTVFTAEAGMPRSPEAYRAMHRLRAQEFVWLMPKDDQSGMEQDRFDAHSHQFIARLGPEIIGTMRLVPCEKGFPMEDDHEVVLPDGAQWSFPSVHPKTGVPVSRAETLEISRLGGRPYELPSGDHIWTAFLVVDAAVNKFLASKPDRKYVVALLRVRLLDLFKKFGYDWMPLAPPQEFRGEQVQAAWIDSVQVTCPRILPRDKRIK